In the Leptospira sp. WS4.C2 genome, one interval contains:
- a CDS encoding lysophospholipid acyltransferase family protein — protein MKDSFIPPRFEFPIALGLDLGFPILSKLLFNIDGVVISKEDELRLKEIKNKRVIYLSNQPSDLEPIIAYYVASKIGTRFHFMASRSIFNWGFGLVGEIIKRVGAFSVITGRLNRNAIKTAKQILAESDGKLVMYPEGMVSGENDNLVSFMPGVAQVSFWGMDAALEKDPKAELWIQPSFVKYKISGSRDSILADIETSLSRIERKLKLYPGGRTLLRRFLTVGRVMLEETEFELGIPRSEINGKDFDYRLGRARHTALNLAASILNVKFHESDNAIQKLRHLFMALDSLEAGAPLSTTPKNLTDQNIRRAKQLVDTAYAFIITKPKNLIQWPSAERLMEWICSFEKHIFGKTEMRPRKAHVVVGNAFSVAPYYKMYQSNKKEAIQSLLIEMRQEMETLLELGKKESEPIVPPYSVGLDLQIG, from the coding sequence ATGAAAGACTCTTTTATTCCTCCACGTTTTGAATTTCCCATTGCCTTGGGATTGGATTTAGGTTTTCCCATTCTTTCCAAACTCCTCTTTAATATCGATGGAGTTGTGATATCAAAGGAAGATGAACTTCGCCTAAAAGAAATCAAAAACAAAAGAGTCATCTATCTTTCCAATCAACCGAGTGATTTGGAACCAATCATCGCTTACTACGTAGCTAGTAAAATTGGTACTCGTTTTCATTTTATGGCCTCCCGAAGTATTTTTAATTGGGGATTTGGTCTGGTGGGTGAAATAATCAAACGAGTCGGTGCATTTTCAGTGATCACGGGAAGGTTAAATCGAAATGCGATTAAAACCGCAAAGCAGATATTAGCTGAAAGTGATGGTAAATTGGTGATGTATCCGGAAGGAATGGTCTCCGGCGAAAATGACAATTTAGTATCGTTTATGCCTGGAGTGGCACAGGTTTCGTTTTGGGGAATGGATGCTGCTTTAGAAAAAGATCCAAAGGCGGAACTATGGATCCAACCTAGTTTTGTGAAATATAAAATTTCAGGGTCTCGTGATTCGATCCTCGCCGACATTGAAACTTCTTTATCTCGGATTGAACGAAAGTTAAAACTCTATCCTGGTGGACGAACACTTTTACGAAGGTTTTTAACTGTTGGTCGAGTGATGTTGGAAGAAACTGAATTTGAATTAGGAATACCCAGGTCCGAAATCAATGGGAAAGATTTTGATTACCGTTTGGGGAGAGCAAGGCATACTGCATTGAACTTAGCCGCATCCATTCTCAATGTGAAATTTCATGAATCAGACAATGCAATCCAAAAGCTAAGACACCTTTTTATGGCCTTGGACAGTTTGGAGGCCGGTGCTCCCCTTTCTACGACACCAAAGAACCTCACGGATCAAAATATTCGTAGAGCGAAACAGCTAGTGGATACTGCTTATGCATTTATCATTACCAAACCAAAGAATCTAATCCAATGGCCATCTGCGGAACGTTTGATGGAATGGATTTGTAGTTTTGAAAAACATATTTTTGGAAAGACAGAAATGAGACCAAGGAAAGCCCATGTAGTAGTGGGAAATGCTTTTTCTGTAGCTCCGTATTATAAAATGTATCAGTCGAACAAAAAAGAGGCCATTCAAAGTTTGCTGATTGAAATGCGCCAAGAAATGGAAACCCTTTTGGAACTTGGAAAAAAGGAAAGTGAACCGATTGTTCCTCCCTACTCCGTAGGACTCGATTTACAAATCGGTTAG
- a CDS encoding DUF5939 domain-containing protein: protein MKDSILKQKFETLRSFPILKPEVIQIAEGFVKKSDDWKLLRVNPLKFAEEHKLDDNNAVDFFVHAAKVGLFDFAYNLICPMCGGIVHSHHKLDEIQGREFHCVSCNLIVPTLLDDQVEVAFQIHPSLQTNSLDPFLDVENYFRFFFSENFNKSPELRSWIQSTIRGYTKLQPDESYEIELIAKTGEVQGNLIQFVSIDRNTMSLFTLDPSLPPSNQVYVIDLMEKGMMPYELKIPQGNYKFIIHNRTRFRVGISVLTPNPLEIERIVSNHPTIRSPFLTAKMLLNNQSFRDLFRIQKLSPDLNLNVKSLTIMFTDLKGSTEMYDTAGDIFAYRLVQEHFRILTEIVRKYRGAIVKTMGDAIMATFSTPTEGLLASLEMMDRIDSMNLDWKKEGYEIGLKVGLNEGSALAVVNDERLDYFGQSVNIAARVQGLAQSGEVWLSETVWNATGSEDLVKNHGYFFRKQHATLKGVGSPVPVFQLSRKKIKDISKWKKIFS, encoded by the coding sequence TTGAAAGACTCCATACTCAAACAAAAATTTGAAACTCTCCGATCTTTTCCCATTTTAAAACCCGAAGTCATTCAAATTGCAGAAGGTTTTGTAAAAAAATCAGATGATTGGAAACTACTCCGTGTCAATCCGCTAAAATTTGCAGAAGAACATAAGTTAGATGATAATAACGCTGTAGATTTTTTTGTTCATGCTGCAAAAGTTGGATTATTTGATTTTGCTTATAATCTAATTTGTCCTATGTGTGGAGGAATTGTTCATAGCCACCATAAATTAGATGAAATCCAGGGAAGAGAATTTCACTGTGTGTCTTGTAACTTAATTGTGCCAACTTTATTAGATGACCAAGTGGAAGTTGCCTTTCAAATTCACCCTTCTTTACAAACCAATTCTCTCGATCCTTTTTTAGATGTAGAAAATTACTTTCGATTCTTTTTTTCTGAAAATTTTAATAAATCACCCGAACTTAGATCTTGGATTCAGTCAACAATTCGAGGATATACAAAACTCCAACCGGATGAATCTTATGAAATCGAACTCATAGCGAAAACAGGGGAAGTGCAAGGCAATCTCATTCAATTTGTAAGCATTGATCGTAATACAATGAGTCTTTTCACCTTAGATCCCTCATTACCTCCATCAAACCAAGTTTATGTGATTGATTTAATGGAAAAAGGGATGATGCCTTATGAGTTAAAAATTCCCCAAGGAAACTATAAATTTATAATTCATAATCGAACTCGGTTCCGAGTGGGAATCAGTGTCCTTACCCCTAATCCTTTAGAAATCGAAAGAATTGTTAGTAACCATCCTACGATTCGAAGTCCATTTTTAACTGCAAAGATGTTACTCAATAACCAATCCTTTCGTGATTTATTTCGAATTCAAAAATTATCTCCCGATTTGAATCTGAACGTAAAATCACTTACTATCATGTTTACCGACTTAAAAGGCTCCACAGAAATGTATGATACTGCAGGCGATATTTTCGCTTATCGTTTGGTACAAGAACACTTTCGAATCCTCACCGAAATAGTAAGAAAATACCGTGGCGCAATTGTTAAAACTATGGGAGACGCAATTATGGCAACCTTCTCGACTCCCACGGAGGGTTTACTGGCTTCATTAGAAATGATGGATCGCATCGATTCCATGAACCTAGATTGGAAAAAAGAAGGTTATGAGATTGGTTTAAAAGTAGGATTGAATGAAGGTTCTGCTTTGGCTGTTGTGAATGATGAAAGATTGGATTATTTTGGTCAATCTGTCAATATTGCAGCTCGAGTACAAGGGCTTGCCCAATCAGGCGAAGTATGGCTGAGTGAAACCGTATGGAATGCCACTGGTTCCGAAGACCTAGTGAAAAATCATGGCTATTTTTTTCGCAAACAACATGCGACTCTCAAGGGAGTAGGAAGTCCAGTACCCGTATTTCAGTTGAGTCGAAAGAAAATTAAGGATATTTCTAAGTGGAAAAAAATTTTTTCTTAA
- the hpt gene encoding hypoxanthine phosphoribosyltransferase, with translation MKPLYSEERIHHRVEELAREISRDFLSKDLVVIGILNGGFIFTADLCRSIAIPHEVDFMAASSYGEGTTSGNLKITKELKKSVKNKSVLLVEDIVDTGKTLEYLLEEVGKHNPKELRVAALFWKQTKANPHIPVHYPGFIIEDEFLVGYGLDYKGRYRNLPYVAKLEATD, from the coding sequence TAGAAGAACTGGCACGGGAGATCTCGCGCGATTTCCTAAGCAAAGACCTAGTTGTGATTGGGATCTTGAACGGTGGTTTTATCTTTACAGCGGATCTTTGCCGTAGCATTGCCATCCCACACGAGGTAGACTTTATGGCTGCCTCTTCCTATGGAGAAGGAACTACTTCTGGAAATTTAAAAATCACCAAAGAACTGAAAAAATCTGTGAAAAATAAATCCGTTCTCCTTGTGGAAGACATTGTGGATACAGGAAAAACTTTAGAATATCTTTTGGAAGAAGTGGGAAAACACAATCCCAAAGAATTAAGAGTAGCCGCCTTGTTTTGGAAACAAACCAAAGCCAATCCTCATATTCCCGTACATTATCCTGGTTTCATTATTGAAGATGAATTTCTTGTGGGTTATGGTTTGGATTATAAAGGTCGGTATCGTAATTTGCCTTATGTAGCAAAACTTGAGGCAACGGATTGA
- a CDS encoding phosphate ABC transporter substrate-binding protein: protein MKNLSLLFYILITINFVACKDKQTLKVAGSETMNSMMRYLGSEYEKVNSNVRVTVEGGGSESGIDRLRKGEIDMAVSSRDLNQAEFDDLRKTGNLEKVRLAYDGVALVVNLKNTVSKLNLIQTSDIFSGKIKNWKEVGGVDAPISIVIRNDKSGTQDYFQNHILKRKDLGLNEFNEYKANVFAASAKIVKDNAEMSKFIQENPNSIGYMGMGSALVENKDKLKALDYARTNKDPFVSPSVRNVYDRKYRLARELFMIYKTDQGDKIDAFVTFLTSEQGQVAVLQSGYLRASLPEVEVSAEPVK, encoded by the coding sequence ATGAAAAACCTTTCTCTGCTTTTTTACATTTTGATTACAATCAACTTTGTCGCTTGTAAGGACAAACAAACCCTGAAAGTGGCAGGTTCCGAAACCATGAACAGTATGATGCGGTATTTAGGGTCCGAATACGAAAAGGTAAATTCCAATGTCCGTGTAACAGTGGAAGGTGGTGGATCGGAATCGGGAATTGACCGACTTCGCAAAGGCGAAATTGATATGGCTGTCTCTTCTCGTGACTTAAACCAAGCAGAATTTGATGACCTTCGCAAAACGGGGAACTTAGAAAAAGTAAGGTTGGCTTATGATGGAGTCGCTCTGGTTGTGAATCTCAAAAACACAGTATCCAAACTGAACTTAATCCAAACTTCAGATATCTTTTCTGGAAAAATCAAAAACTGGAAGGAAGTGGGGGGAGTGGATGCTCCTATCTCCATCGTCATTCGAAATGATAAATCAGGAACTCAAGACTACTTTCAAAATCACATCCTCAAACGAAAGGATTTGGGTTTGAATGAATTCAACGAGTATAAAGCAAATGTATTTGCTGCGAGTGCAAAAATCGTTAAAGACAATGCGGAGATGTCAAAATTCATCCAGGAAAATCCAAATAGCATTGGTTATATGGGAATGGGTTCTGCTCTTGTAGAAAACAAAGACAAACTTAAAGCCCTAGATTATGCTAGAACGAACAAAGATCCTTTTGTGTCTCCTTCGGTCAGAAATGTTTATGATAGAAAGTACAGACTGGCTCGGGAACTCTTTATGATTTACAAAACAGACCAAGGTGATAAAATTGATGCCTTTGTTACTTTTCTTACCAGCGAACAAGGCCAGGTGGCAGTGCTACAATCGGGATATTTAAGAGCTTCTCTTCCCGAAGTGGAAGTTTCTGCAGAACCGGTGAAATAG
- a CDS encoding NHL repeat-containing protein — translation MNFRLIFFSLVLFFSQNCQIASLSNPCDSESKDFFPQLIVSASIEGGFCQLQVVNAGDLYRFTEFTFYKSIPISVLPKLGSKSDVIIRPNLPEGLYVDPNTGALSGIPSSPIERQNYTVYRKGVALGQITIQVRDLVATKVYGQLGNLNCGDPYVNGSCGSGGPVTAENLSGPNAVITDNFDGTYIASGNRVLYYPAGQTTATRVYGQHGLFTCDIANAHTNQSCTALGSVAATTLNNPRGIILDSSNNLFVADTGANRRLLVYENQSTIPFRAIGVPDFFTPGGGVASESNFYSPIGLNLDNKGGIYVSDSGNSRVLYFPKDSNLATEVYGQPDFVSNGATTSASGLNSNQGVVSDYEGGIYIADTSNNRVVYYPKGSNVATKVYGQPTFISNAAATTSNGLNNPVAVSLDQSENLFVADLNGHRVLIYPKTNVTSGMTATAVVGQFGNLNCGADNNNGSCGIGTPTAQNLYRPTAIHFDRQGRLYIADYSNNRVLVY, via the coding sequence ATGAATTTTCGTTTGATTTTCTTTTCTTTGGTTTTGTTTTTTTCACAAAACTGCCAAATAGCATCTTTATCCAATCCTTGCGATAGTGAATCAAAGGACTTCTTCCCCCAACTAATTGTTTCAGCAAGTATTGAAGGTGGTTTTTGCCAATTACAAGTTGTCAATGCAGGTGATTTATACCGGTTCACGGAATTTACTTTTTATAAATCTATTCCCATTTCCGTATTACCAAAATTAGGTTCTAAATCGGATGTAATTATTCGCCCAAACCTTCCAGAAGGATTGTATGTTGATCCGAATACAGGAGCCCTTTCCGGAATTCCGTCGTCACCGATAGAAAGACAAAATTATACTGTTTATCGCAAAGGTGTGGCTCTTGGACAAATCACAATTCAAGTTCGAGATTTGGTAGCAACAAAAGTCTATGGACAGCTAGGAAATTTGAACTGTGGTGATCCTTACGTAAATGGAAGTTGCGGCAGTGGAGGACCTGTGACTGCTGAAAACCTTTCGGGACCCAATGCAGTCATCACTGACAATTTTGACGGGACTTATATAGCAAGTGGCAATCGTGTCTTGTATTATCCAGCAGGCCAAACAACAGCGACGCGAGTGTATGGACAACATGGATTGTTTACTTGTGACATTGCCAATGCCCATACAAATCAAAGTTGTACGGCACTTGGCTCTGTAGCAGCGACCACTTTGAATAATCCACGAGGAATCATTCTCGATAGCTCAAACAATCTTTTTGTGGCTGATACAGGAGCGAACCGTAGGTTATTAGTTTATGAGAATCAGAGCACGATTCCTTTCCGAGCGATCGGAGTTCCTGATTTTTTCACGCCGGGTGGAGGTGTTGCTTCAGAATCAAATTTCTATTCTCCCATTGGTTTGAATTTAGATAATAAGGGAGGTATTTATGTTTCTGATTCTGGGAATAGCCGTGTTCTTTATTTCCCAAAAGATTCAAATTTAGCTACAGAAGTATATGGACAGCCAGATTTTGTAAGTAATGGTGCTACTACTTCGGCGAGTGGCCTCAATTCAAACCAGGGAGTGGTTTCAGATTATGAAGGGGGAATTTATATTGCAGATACATCAAACAATCGAGTGGTGTATTATCCAAAAGGTTCTAACGTAGCAACAAAGGTTTATGGCCAACCGACCTTTATTTCCAATGCTGCTGCCACTACCAGTAACGGCCTAAACAATCCTGTTGCAGTATCTTTAGATCAAAGTGAAAATTTATTTGTGGCAGATCTCAATGGGCATCGTGTCCTTATTTATCCCAAAACAAACGTAACTTCTGGGATGACAGCCACTGCGGTTGTGGGTCAATTCGGTAATCTAAATTGTGGTGCAGATAACAATAACGGCTCTTGCGGGATTGGTACACCTACAGCTCAAAATTTATATAGACCGACCGCTATTCATTTTGATAGACAAGGTCGGTTGTACATTGCAGATTATAGTAATAACCGAGTTTTGGTTTACTAA
- a CDS encoding OmpA family protein — MVIQVKPKNHPSSIVKTASFFHFHYQFFKKIPDLCSVKTLRRLLILCFVIILPLIGSAPVPPGKTTFQWKWKENQVLELNEYHDVFFRVGAKTVEREDKNRVVMKPKKCSSDSCLVNAWFDTYIRYGKTSGPFWKDKEFESDFTLFRNGRYEVPNEFIMPNLRSFPSFPEEAVSVSDVWKLPAEESFDFNAERIRVKVIPEYTYQGIAPWSEGNYKGNCEKITYTYPIFYNKPETEKMVPNVPYKIFGFASGTVFFNATKGVPEFKEVKLSYTFIYPNGTVQEANFHIKGIYFLRNQVNAKDKESIREDILGDLIVGYTGDQKATKIGEPTKGKEPTGENLGRITDTGEVPIPEKHSLPEKLPISVRTSEDGIVFSLDSILFDFNDSKLKPDAETAVAKIAEILKKYPDREIRVSGHTDNIGKKEYNQKLSEDRAKAVLHSLVDNYKMDEKHVSFKGYADDVPIVPNDNEENRHKNRRVEITLVLD; from the coding sequence ATGGTAATTCAGGTAAAGCCCAAAAACCATCCTTCGTCAATCGTAAAAACCGCTAGTTTTTTCCATTTCCACTATCAGTTTTTCAAAAAAATCCCCGATCTTTGCTCTGTGAAGACTCTCCGCCGATTGTTAATACTTTGTTTTGTAATCATTCTACCCCTGATTGGTTCTGCCCCCGTTCCGCCAGGAAAAACAACCTTCCAGTGGAAATGGAAAGAAAACCAAGTTTTAGAACTAAATGAATACCATGATGTTTTCTTCAGGGTCGGTGCAAAAACGGTCGAAAGGGAAGACAAAAATCGAGTGGTGATGAAACCAAAAAAATGTTCATCTGATTCTTGTTTGGTGAATGCTTGGTTCGATACTTATATTCGGTATGGGAAAACATCAGGCCCATTTTGGAAGGACAAAGAGTTTGAGTCCGATTTTACACTCTTTCGCAATGGTAGGTATGAAGTTCCGAATGAATTCATTATGCCAAACCTTCGCAGTTTTCCTAGTTTTCCTGAAGAAGCGGTGTCCGTTTCCGATGTATGGAAACTACCAGCAGAAGAGTCCTTTGATTTTAATGCAGAACGCATTCGTGTGAAAGTGATACCCGAATATACCTACCAAGGCATAGCCCCTTGGTCAGAAGGAAATTATAAAGGGAATTGTGAAAAAATTACCTATACCTATCCGATTTTTTATAACAAACCAGAAACAGAAAAGATGGTACCGAACGTACCTTATAAAATCTTTGGGTTTGCATCAGGCACTGTTTTTTTTAATGCGACAAAAGGTGTTCCCGAATTCAAAGAAGTAAAACTATCTTATACTTTTATTTATCCGAACGGGACAGTACAGGAAGCCAACTTCCATATCAAAGGAATATATTTTCTTCGAAATCAAGTAAATGCCAAAGACAAAGAATCGATTCGTGAAGATATCCTTGGTGACTTAATTGTCGGTTATACGGGAGATCAAAAGGCCACAAAAATTGGCGAACCGACAAAAGGAAAAGAACCAACGGGAGAAAACTTAGGACGAATTACTGATACAGGAGAAGTTCCCATCCCAGAAAAACATTCTTTGCCTGAAAAACTTCCCATCTCCGTTCGTACTTCAGAAGATGGAATTGTTTTTTCTTTAGATTCAATCCTTTTTGATTTTAATGATAGCAAACTGAAACCGGATGCCGAAACCGCTGTTGCAAAAATTGCAGAAATCTTAAAAAAATATCCCGATAGGGAAATTCGAGTTTCCGGTCACACAGACAATATCGGAAAAAAAGAATACAACCAGAAACTATCAGAAGATAGAGCCAAAGCAGTATTACACTCATTAGTTGATAATTACAAAATGGATGAAAAACATGTATCTTTTAAAGGATATGCCGACGATGTTCCTATTGTCCCGAACGATAATGAAGAAAACAGGCATAAAAATCGCCGGGTGGAAATTACATTAGTTTTGGATTAA